One window of Triticum dicoccoides isolate Atlit2015 ecotype Zavitan chromosome 5A, WEW_v2.0, whole genome shotgun sequence genomic DNA carries:
- the LOC119301847 gene encoding DPH4 homolog — protein MLQGSGISNQKTLYEVLSVPEDATYDEIRAAYKCAALNTHPDKAQATLEPSVSTGEQHGFFSVQKAWETLRYPKCRAEYDKQLQSSRQSLDVIATDIEIEDMIVESSGDGVELLYACRCGDYFSITACELGEMGISVSEDGEIEAQAPDSLPTSVVLGCGSCSLKTRLIINKA, from the coding sequence ATGCTTCAAGGCAGCGGCATCTCCAACCAGAAGACCTTGTATGAAGTTCTATCTGTGCCTGAAGATGCTACATATGACGAGATACGTGCAGCATACAAGTGTGCTGCTTTAAACACACATCCTGACAAAGCACAGGCGACTCTCGAACCATCTGTGTCTACCGGCGAGCAACATGGTTTTTTCAGTGTACAGAAGGCATGGGAAACCCTACGCTACCCCAAATGTCGAGCAGAGTATGATAAACAACTACAATCGTCCAGACAGAGCCTTGATGTCATCGCAACCGATATCGAAATCGAGGATATGATCGTTGAAAGCTCTGGCGATGGCGTTGAGCTATTGTACGCCTGTAGATGCGGCGATTATTTTTCGATCACAGCCTGCGAACTTGGTGAAATGGGAATTTCGGTGAGTGAAGATGGGGAAATAGAAGCGCAGGCACCTGATTCTTTACCAACGTCTGTTGTTCTGGGCTGTGGCTCATGTTCTCTTAAAACAAGGCTGATTATAAATAAAGCTTGA
- the LOC119301846 gene encoding uncharacterized protein LOC119301846: MADQEAAEPGPPSWPPWTSLLLRAMSRRRTWAALFLAVYAALLSSSWSLLASVRAWYYAAAAGSAAHPAAWPAALYASVMYGAVFGLLSMGAALAVAAPAMLVTWITVLVLLAFAGKPRRSLVAEARRATADIARLALRVLLCEGNAVAAVCAAASFAALLFGRRDDAGADAGRRLI; encoded by the coding sequence ATGGCGGATCAGGAGGCCGCCGAGCCGGGCCCGccgtcgtggcccccctggacctccctcCTGCTCCGAGCCATGAGCAGGCGCCGCACCTGGGCGGCGCTCTTCCTCGCCGTCTACGCCGCGCTGCTCTCCTCCTCCTGGAGCCTGCTGGCGTCCGTGCGCGCCTGGTACTACGCCGCGGCCGCGGGCTCGGCGGCGCACCCGGCCGCGTGGCCCGCCGCGCTCTACGCATCCGTCATGTACGGCGCCGTCTTCGGCCTGCTCTCCATGGGCGCCGCGCTGGCCGTCGCCGCGCCCGCCATGCTGGTGACCTGGATCACCGTGCTCGTGCTGCTGGCGTTCGCGGGCAAGCCCCGGCGGTCGCTGGTCGCCGAGGCGCGCCGCGCCACGGCCGACATCGCGCGGCTCGCGCTCCGCGTGCTGCTCTGCGAGGgcaacgccgtcgccgccgtctGCGCCGCCGCCAGCTTTGCCGCCCTCCTCTTCGGCCGCCGCGACGACGCCGGCGCCGACGCCGGGCGGCGGCTGATCTGA